In Haliaeetus albicilla chromosome 12, bHalAlb1.1, whole genome shotgun sequence, a genomic segment contains:
- the LOC104318957 gene encoding myosin heavy chain, skeletal muscle, adult, with translation MASPDSEMAVFGEAAPYLRKSEKERIEAQNKPFDAKSSVFVVHPKESFVKGTIQSRESGKVTVKSEAGETLTVKEDQIFSMNPPKYDKIEDMAMMTHLHEPAVLYNLKERYAAWMIYTYSGLFCVTVNPYKWLPVYNPEVVLAYRGKKRQEAPPHIFSISDNAYQFMLTDRENQSILITGESGAGKTVNTKRVIQYFATIAASGEKKKEEQQQSGKMQGTLEDQIISANPLLEAFGNAKTVRNDNSSRFGKFIRIHFGATGKLASADIETYLLEKSRVTFQLKAERSYHIFYQIMSNKKPELIDMLLITTNPYDFHYVSQGEVSVPSIDDQEELMATDSAIDILGFTADEKTAIYKLTGAVMHYGNLKFKQKQREEQAEPDGTEVADKAAYLMGLNSADLLKALCYPRVKVGNEFVTKGQTVEQVNNAVGALAKAVYEKMFLWMVIRINQQLDTKQPRQYFIGVLDIAGFEIFDFNSFEQLCINFTNEKLQQFFNHHMFVLEQEEYKKEGIEWTFIDFGMDLAACIELIEKPMGIFSILEEECMFPKATDTSFKNKLYDQHLGKSSNFQKPKPAKGKAEAHFSLVHYAGTVDYNITGWLEKNKDPLNETVIGLYQKSSVKTLALLFASYGGADAEAGGKKGGKKKGSSFQTVSALFRENLNKLMANLRSTHPHFVRCIIPNETKTPGAMEHELVLHQLRCNGVLEGIRICRKGFPSRVLYADFKQRYRVLNASAIPEGQFMDSKKASEKLLGSIDVDHTQYRFGHTKVFFKAGLIGLLEEMRDEKLAEIMTMTQARCRGFLMRVEYRRMVERRDSIFCIQYNVRAFMNVKHWPWMKLFFKIKPLLKSAESEKEMANMKQEFEKTKEELAKSEAKRKELEEKMVTLLQEKNDLQLQVQAEADSLADAEERCDQLIKTKIQLEAKIKEVTERAEDEEEINAELTAKKRKLEDECSELKKDIDDLELTLAKVEKEKHATENKVKNLTEEMAALDETIAKLTKEKKALQEAHQQTLDDLQAEEDKVNTLTKAKTKLEQQVDDLEGSLEQEKKLRMDLERAKRKLEGDLKLAHDSIMDLENDKQQLDEKLKKKDFEISQIQSKIEDEQALGMQLQKKIKELQARIEELEEEIEAERTSRAKAEKHRADLSRELEEISERLEEAGGATAAQVEMNKKREAEFQKMRRDLEEATLQHEATAAALRKKHADSTAELGEQIDNLQRVKQKLEKEKSELKMEIDDLASNMESVSKAKANLEKMCRTLEDQLSEIKTKEEQNQRMINDLNTQRARLQTESGEYSRQVEEKDALISQLSRGKQGFTQQIEELKRHLEEEIKAKSALAHALQSARHDCDLLREQYEEEQEAKGELQRALSKANSEVAQWRTKYETDAIQRTEELEEAKKKLAQRLQDAEEHVEAVNAKCASLEKTKQRLQNEVEDLMIDVERSNAACAALDKKQKNFDKILAEWKQKYEETQAELEASQKESRSLSTELFKMKNAYEESLDHLETLKRENKNLQQEISDLTEQIAEGGKAIHELEKVKKEIEQEKYELQASLEEAEASLEHEEGKILRLQLELNQVKSEIDRKIAEKDEEIDQMKRNHLRVVESLQSSLDAEIRSRNEALRLKKKMEGDLNEMEIQLSHANRVAAEAQKNLRNTQAVLKDTQIHLDDALRTQEDLKEQVAMVERRANLLQAEVEELRAALEQTERSRKVAEQELLDATERVQLLHTQNTSLINTKKKLETDIAQIQGEMEDTIQEARNAEEKAKKAITDAAMMAEELKKEQDTSAHLERMKKNLDQTVKDLQHRLDEAEQLALKGGKKQIQKLEARVRELEGEVDAEQKRSAEAVKGVRKYERRVKELTYQSEEDRKNILRLQDLVDKLQMKVKSYKRQAEEAEELSNVNLSKFRKIQHELEEAEERADIAESQVNKLRVKSREFHGKKIEEEE, from the exons ATCGCGAGAACCAGTCGATCCTGATCAC TGGAGAATCTGGTGCAGGGAAGACTGTGAACACAAAGCGTGTCATCCAGTACTTTGCAACAATTGCAGCGAGtggggagaagaagaaggaggagcagcagcagtcagGCAAAATGCAG GGAACGCTTGAGGATCAAATCATCAGCGCCAACCCACTGCTGGAGGCCTTTGGAAATGCCAAGACCGTGAGGAATGACAACTCCTCACGCTTT GGCAAATTCATCAGAATCCACTTTGGAGCTACAGGCAAACTGGCTTCTGCTGACATTGAAACTT ATCTGCTGGAGAAGTCCAGAGTCACTTTCCAGCTCAAGGCAGAAAGAAGCTACCACATATTTTATCAAATCATGTCCAACAAGAAGCCAGAGCTAATTG aCATGCTCCTCATTACCACCAACCCTTATGATTTCCACTATGTGAGTCAAGGTGAGGTCAGTGTTCCCAGTATCGATGACCAGGAGGAGCTCATGGCTACAGAT AGTGCCATTGACATCCTGGGCTTCACTGCCGATGAAAAGACTGCCATCTACAAGCTGACAGGGGCTGTCATGCACTACGGGAACCTGAAATTCAAGCAGAAACAAagagaggagcaggcagagccggATGGCACAGAAG TGGCTGACAAGGCTGCCTACCTGATGGGCCTTAACTCAGCTGACCTGCTCAAAGCCCTGTGTTATCCCCGAGTCAAGGTTGGGAATGAATTTGTGACCAAAGGTCAAACTGTGGAACAG GTGAACAACGCAGTTGGTGCCTTGGCAAAAGCTGTCTATGAGAAGATGTTCTTGTGGATGGTTATTCGCATCAACCAACAGCTGGATACCAAGCAACCCAGACAGTACTTCATTGGTGTCCTGGACATTGCTGGCTTTGAGATCTTTGAC TTCAACAGCTTTGAGCAGCTGTGCATCAACTTCACCAATGAGAAACTGCAACAGTTCTTCAACCACCACATGTTCGTGCTGGAGCAGGAAGAGTACAAGAAAGAAGGAATTGAATGGACGTTCATTGACTTTGGGATGGACTTGGCTGCCTGCATTGAGCTCATTGAGAAG CCCATGGGCATCTTCTCCATCCTGGAAGAGGAGTGCATGTTCCCCAAGGCAACTGACACCTCTTTCAAGAACAAGCTCTATGACCAGCACCTGGGCAAGTCCAGCAACTTCCAGAAGCCCAAGCCTGCCAAAGGCAAGGCTGAGGCCCACTTCTCCCTGGTGCACTATGCTGGCACAGTAGACTACAACATCACTGGCTGGCTGGAGAAGAACAAAGACCCCCTGAATGAAACTGTCATTGGGTTGTACCAGAAATCATCTGTGAAGACACTGGCCTTACTCTTTGCCAGCTatggtggagcagatgcag AGGCTGGTGGcaaaaagggagggaagaagaagggtTCTTCTTTCCAGACTGTCTCAGCTCTTTTCCGG GAGAATTTAAACAAGCTGATGGCTAACCTGAGAAGTACTCACCCCCATTTTGTACGATGCATCATCCCAAATGAAACTAAAACACCTG GTGCCATGGAGCATGAGCTGGTGCTGCATCAGCTGCGATGCAATGGTGTGCTGGAAGGGATCAGAATTTGCAGGAAAGGATTCCCCAGCAGAGTCCTGTATGCTGACTTCAAACAAAG atacAGAGTGCTTAATGCCAGTGCTATCCCAGAGGGACAGTTCATGGACAGCAAGAAGGCTTCAGAAAAGCTCCTTGGATCCATTGATGTAGACCACACCCAATACAGATTTGGTCACACCAAG GTGTTCTTCAAAGCTGGGCTGATAGGTCTTCTGGAGGAGATGAGAGATGAGAAACTAGCAGAGATTATGACCATGACACAAGCCAGGTGCAGGGGCTTCCTGATGAGAGTGGAGTATCGGAGAATGGTGGAGAGGAG ggaCTCCATCTTCTGTATCCAGTATAATGTTCGTGCATTCATGAATGTCAAGCACTGGCCCTGGATGAAGCTGTTCTTCAAGATCAAGCCCTTGCTGAAGAGTGCAGAATCTGAGAAGGAGATGGCCAACATGAAACAAGAGTTTGAGAAAACCAAGGAAGAGCTTGCAAAGTCTGAGGCAAagaggaaggagctggaggagaaaatggTGACCTTactgcaggagaaaaatgaCCTGCAGCTCCAAGTCCAGGCA GAGGCAGATAGCTTGGCTGATGCTGAGGAAAGATGTGACCAGctcatcaaaaccaaaatccagCTGGAAGCCAAAATTAAGGAGGTGACTGAAAGGGCTGAAGATGAGGAGGAAATTAATGCCGAGCTGACAGCCAAGAAGAGAAAACTGGAGGATGAATGTTCTGAGCTGAAGAAAGATATTGATGACCTCGAGTTAACGCTAGCCAaagtggagaaggaaaagcatgcCACTGAAAACAAG GTGAAAAACCTCACAGAGGAGATGGCAGCCCTGGATGAGACCATTGCCAAGctgacaaaagagaagaaagcccTCCAAGAGGCCCATCAGCAGACACTGGATGACCTGCAGGCAGAAGAGGACAAAGTCAATACGCTGACCAAAGCTAAAAccaagctggagcagcaagTGGATGAC CTGGAAGGGTCCCTGGAGCAAGAGAAGAAACTGCGCATGGACCTTGAGAGAGCTAAGAGGAAACTCGAAGGAGACCTGAAGCTGGCCCATGACAGCATAATGGATTTGGAAAATGataagcagcagctggatgagaagctgaagaa GAAAGACTTTGAAATCAGCCAGATCCAGAGCAAAATTGAGGATGAGCAAGCCCTGGGCATGCAATTACAGAAGAAGATCAAGGAGCTGCAG GCTCGTATTGAGGAACTGGAGGAGGAAATTGAGGCAGAGCGAACCTCTCGggcaaaagcagagaagcatCGGGCTGACCTCTCGAGGGAGCTAGAGGAGATCAGCGAGCGCCTGGAAGAAGCAGGAGGGGCTACCGCAGCTCAGGTTGAGATGAACAAGAAGCGTGAGGCAGAATTTCAGAAGATGCGCCGTGACCTCGAAGAGGCCACGCTGCAGCACGAAGCCACAGCTGCCGCCCTGCGGAAGAAGCACGCGGACAGCACAGCTGAGCTTGGGGAGCAGATCGACAACCTGCAGCGAGTGaagcagaagctggagaaggagaagagcGAGCTGAAGATGGAGATTGACGACTTGGCCAGTAACATGGAGTCTGTCTCCAAAGCCAAG GCAAATCTGGAGAAGATGTGCCGCACTCTGGAGGATCAGCTGAGTGAGATTAAAACTAAGGAGGAGCAGAATCAGCGCATGATCAATGACCTCAATACTCAAAGGGCTCGTCTGCAGACAGAATCAG GTGAATATTCACgccaggtggaggaaaaagATGCTCTGATTTCTCAGCTGTCTAGGGGCAAGCAAGGATTTACCCAACAGATTGAGGAACTCAAGAGACATctagaggaagaaataaag GCCAAGAGCGCCCTGGCCCACGCCTTGCAGTCTGCTCGCCACGACTGTGACTTGCTCCGGGAACAATatgaggaggagcaggaagcCAAGGGGGAGCTGCAGCGTGCCCTGTCCAAGGCCAACAGCGAAGTGGCCCAGTGGAGAACCAAATACGAGACGGACGCTATTCAGCGCacggaggagctggaggaggccAA GAAGAAGCTGGCACAGCGCCTGCAGGATGCAGAGGAACATGTCGAAGCTGTAAATGCCAAATGTGCCTCCCTGgaaaagacaaagcagaggCTGCAGAATGAAGTGGAGGACCTGATGATTGATGTGGAGCGATCAAATGCTGCCTGCGCAGCTCTGGATAAGAAGCAGAAGAACTTTGACAAG ATCCTGGCAGAATGGAAGCAGAAGTACGAGGAAACGCAGGCTGAGCTGGAAGCCTCCCAGAAGGAGTCTCGGTCTCTCAGCACAGAGCTGTTTAAGATGAAGAATGCCTATGAGGAGTCCTTGGACCACCTGGAAACGCTGAAGCGTGAGAACAAGAACTTGCAGC AGGAGATTTCCGACCTCACGGAGCAGATTGCCGAGGGAGGAAAGGCGATTCATGAGCTGGAGAAAGTCAAGAAGGAGATTGAGCAGGAGAAATATGAACTCCAAGCTTCCCTGGAGGAAGCTGAG GCTTCCCTGGAACATGAAGAGGGGAAGATCCTGCGCCTCCAGCTTGAGCTCAACCAGGTGAAGTCTGAGATTGACAGGAAGATAGCAGAGAAAGATGAGGAGATCGACCAGATGAAGAGAAACCACCTTCGAGTCGTGGAGTCCTTACAGAGCAGCCTGGATGCTGAGATCAGGAGCAGGAATGAAGCCCTGCGTCTGAAGAAGAAGATGGAGGGAGACCTGAATGAAATGGAGATCCAGCTGAGCCATGCCAACCGCGTGGCTGCAGAGGCACAAAAGAACCTGAGAAACACACAGGCAGTGCTCAAG GATACCCAGATACACTTGGACGATGCTCTCAGGACACAGGAGGACCTGAAGGAGCAGGTGGCCATGGTGGAGCGCAGAGCAAACCTGTTGCAGGCTGAAGTTGAGGAACTACGGGCAGCCCTGGAGCAGACAGAGAGGTCAAGGAAAGTGGCTGAGCAGGAGCTTCTGGATGCCACTGAACGTGTGCAGCTCCTCCACACCCAG AACACCAGCTTGATCAACACCAAGAAGAAGCTGGAAACCGACATTGCCCAAATTCAGGGTGAAATGGAGGACACGATCCAGGAAGCCCGCAATGCTGAAGAGAAGGCCAAGAAGGCCATCACAGAT GCGGCCATGATggcagaagagctgaagaaggAGCAGGACACCAGCGCCCACCTGGAGAGGATGAAGAAGAACCTGGACCAGACGGTGAAGGACCTGCAGCACCGTCTGGATGAAGCCGAGCAGTTGGCCCTGAAGGGAGGCAAGAAGCAAATCCAGAAGCTGGAGGCCAGA GTGCGGGAGCTGGAAGGGGAGGTTGATGCTGAGCAGAAGCGCAGCGCTGAAGCCGTGAAGGGTGTGCGCAAGTACGAGAGGAGGGTGAAGGAGCTGACCTACCAG TCTGAGGAAGACCGTAAGAATATTCTCAGGCTGCAGGATCTGGTGGACAAGCTGCAAATGAAGGTGAAATCCTACAAGAGACAAGCTGAGGAGGCT GAGGAGCTGTCCAATGTCAACCTCTCCAAGTTCCGCAAGATCCAGCACGAGCTGGAAGAAGCTGAGGAACGGGCTGACATTGCAGAGTCGCAGGTCAACAAGCTCCGAGTGAAGAGTCGGGAGTTTCATGGCAAGAAGATAGAAGAGGAAGAGTGA